Proteins found in one Zea mays cultivar B73 chromosome 1, Zm-B73-REFERENCE-NAM-5.0, whole genome shotgun sequence genomic segment:
- the LOC103643942 gene encoding SCARECROW-LIKE protein 7: MAYMCADSGNLMAIAQQVIQQQQQQQQHQRHHHHLPPLPLPLPPRQAPPMPPAPAPASPHGQIPAASLPYGGGAWSQADHFFPDAFVGTSPADAVFPDLSAAADFDSDVWMDSLIGDAPVFADSDLERLIFTTPPPPVDAAAQPESATRASLPQPAAVATAAACSSPSSLDASCSAPILQSLLACSRTAAADPGLAAVELVKVRAAASEDGDPAERVAFYFGDALARRLACGGGAQAQPLTAVDARFATDELTLCYKTLNDACPYSKFAHLTANQAILEATGTATKIHIVDFGIVQGIQWAALLQALATRPGEKPSRVRISGLPSPYLGPKPATSLAATSARLRDFAKLLGVEFEFVPLLRSVHELDRSDFLVEPDETVAVNFMLQLYHLLGDSDEPVRRVLRLVKSLDPSVVTLGEYEVSLNRAGFVDRFSNALLYYKPVFESLDVAMPRDSPERVRVERCMFGERIRRAIGPEEGAERTDRMAASREWQTLMEWCGFEPVKLSNYAMSQADLLLWNYDSKYKYSLVELPPAFLSLAWEKRPLLTVSAWR; encoded by the coding sequence ATGGCGTACATGTGCGCGGACAGCGGCAACCTCATGGCCATCGCGCAGCAGgtgattcagcagcagcagcagcaacagcagcaccagaggcaccaccaccacctgccgccgctcccgctcccgctccCGCCGCGCCAGGCGCCGCCGATGCcgccggccccggccccggcttcCCCGCACGGCCAGATCCCGGCGGCATCCCTACCGTACGGCGGCGGCGCGTGGTCCCAGGCGGACCATTTCTTCCCTGACGCCTTCGTCGGAACGTCCCCGGCCGACGCGGTGTTCCCGGACCTCTCCGCCGCCGCGGACTTCGACTCCGATGTGTGGATGGACAGCCTCATCGGGGACGCACCGGTCTTCGCGGACTCCGACCTCGAGCGCCTCATCTTCACCACCCCGCCGCCGCCCGTCGACGCGGCGGCCCAGCCCGAGTCCGCCACTCGCGCGTCGCTTCCCCAGCCTGCCGCCGTCGCAACGGCGGCAGCGTGTTCCTCTCCGAGCTCCTTGGACGCCTCCTGCTCCGCGCCCATCCTCCAGTCCCTCCTCGCCTGCTCCCGTACAGCGGCCGCTGACCCAGGGCTCGCGGCCGTAGAGCTCGTCAAGGTGCGTGCTGCCGCCTCCGAAGATGGGGACCCCGCGGAGCGCGTGGCGTTCTACTTCGGGGACGCGCTGGCGCGCCGCCTGGCCTGCGGCGGCGGGGCGCAAGCGCAACCCTTGACGGCGGTGGACGCGCGCTTCGCCACCGACGAGCTCACGCTCTGCTACAAGACACTCAATGACGCCTGCCCCTACTCCAAGTTCGCGCACCTGACCGCCAACCAGGCCATCCTGGAGGCTACGGGCACGGCGACCAAGATCCATATCGTTGACTTCGGGATCGTGCAGGGTATCCAATGGGCGGCGCTGCTCCAGGCGCTCGCCACTCGCCCAGGGGAGAAGCCGTCCCGAGTGCGTATCTCCGGTTTACCCTCGCCGTACTTGGGGCCAAAGCCAGCGACGTCCCTCGCCGCAACCAGTGCCCGTCTCCGCGACTTCGCAAAGCTTCTCGGGGTGGAGTTCGAGTTTGTCCCATTGCTGCGGTCAGTGCACGAGCTGGATCGGTCGGATTTCTTGGTTGAGCCTGACGAGACTGTAGCCGTCAATTTCATGCTCCAGTTGTACCACCTTCTTGGCGACTCCGATGAGCCCGTGCGGCGAGTCCTCCGGCTGGTTAAGTCACTCGATCCATCAGTCGTCACCCTTGGCGAGTATGAGGTCAGTCTGAACCGAGCTGGGTTCGTCGACCGGTTTTCCAATGCACTGTTGTATTACAAGCCAGTGTTCGAGTCACTTGATGTGGCGATGCCAcgggactcaccggagagggtgAGGGTGGAGCGATGCATGTTTGGGGAGCGCATTAGAAGGGCCATTGGGCCAGAGGAAGGCGCTGAGAGGACCGATAGGATGGCGGCTAGTAGGGAGTGGCAGACGCTGATGGAGTGGTGTGGCTTTGAACCCGTCAAACTCAGCAACTACGCCATGAGCCAGGCTGATCTTTTGCTTTGGAATTACGATTCGAAGTACAAGTATTCGCTTGTTGAGCTACCACCAGCGTTCTTATCTCTGGCTTGGGAGAAGCGGCCGCTGCTCACCGTGTCTGCTTGGCGGTGA